Proteins encoded within one genomic window of Cellulomonas xiejunii:
- a CDS encoding LuxR family transcriptional regulator has protein sequence MTIVSPHTPASWRTQAPRADGPVVERPRCQAALRSATALRPVVVVAAPPGFGKTTVVTRWAAQDARPTAWVTLDPFDDDAERLLGVVAAAVAAAHPGAAHGLPAAVRAAAGSTGRVLDALVSVLTDLGERALVVLDDVHLLTSPAARHAVATLLRTPGPRFVLVGRYVPDLALGRGRLAGQVGDLGTRVLALTPRETSDLVRAWGGPADPDVVADLWRATGGWPVAVRAACAAGVLHRGRPQRALRPQDVPVDDYVREEVLGALPSDVGTFLRRACVGRVLDPPLAEALAPGGARLLEECVGRGLLPPDASRALPWHDVLATHVRVVVGRTEPSVVRTVHRALARHVAGTDPAAAVRHAVEGHAPELAHEVLGERWPELLARSSLGAAVRLCGAVPAQAGGRDVATATAVSRALRGESRPEDHDAAAALVVRALVGADAPTTPHDLLAAATQGDATGTVVAYLVGRAALHASDTPVAGVPAERCGRGGLQHVVDALADAAEVAAVRGWPVLALACRAEHALACARSSRVAEARARAQGVLGDAAALGPVSAPATAAAHLAAGLVAFWCDEQAPARRHLTAAAQAASSRPALAARAAAVLVHVCLADGDPAGVADVLATLERRAPAGISLAFLVAAQHDAHGEPRDALALVDLADPAFTSPTGVCRRSDLHRRTGDRAAALAALAGVPDDPAWHVADTVALHASRALLREEPAAAHRDLERALDAAAPDGVVRPLRDRAAALRPLLLAHLGRGSSHEGLVTRLLAADRDAPAPRGSAWTLTERELQALACLPSRMTLDEVAASLFVSVNTVKTHVRAVYRKLGVTSRRDAVRTAVERGLL, from the coding sequence ATGACGATCGTGTCGCCGCACACCCCGGCGTCCTGGCGCACGCAGGCACCGCGCGCCGACGGGCCGGTGGTCGAACGCCCGCGCTGCCAGGCGGCCCTCCGTTCGGCCACGGCGCTGCGTCCCGTGGTCGTCGTCGCCGCCCCGCCCGGCTTCGGCAAGACCACGGTCGTGACCCGCTGGGCGGCGCAGGACGCGCGGCCGACGGCATGGGTCACGCTCGACCCGTTCGACGACGACGCCGAGCGGCTCCTGGGCGTCGTGGCCGCCGCCGTCGCGGCCGCGCACCCCGGCGCCGCGCACGGCCTCCCGGCGGCCGTGCGGGCCGCGGCGGGGTCCACGGGCCGTGTGCTCGACGCCCTCGTGAGCGTGCTGACCGACCTCGGCGAACGCGCCCTCGTCGTGCTCGACGACGTGCACCTCCTGACCTCGCCCGCCGCCCGGCACGCCGTGGCGACGCTGCTGCGCACACCCGGCCCCCGGTTCGTCCTCGTCGGGCGGTACGTGCCCGACCTGGCGCTGGGGCGAGGGCGGCTGGCCGGCCAGGTCGGCGACCTCGGGACGCGGGTGCTGGCCCTGACGCCGCGGGAGACGTCCGACCTCGTCCGCGCGTGGGGCGGCCCGGCCGACCCGGACGTCGTCGCCGACCTGTGGCGCGCCACAGGCGGCTGGCCGGTCGCGGTCCGGGCGGCGTGCGCCGCGGGCGTGCTGCACCGCGGGCGCCCGCAGCGCGCGCTGCGCCCGCAGGACGTGCCCGTCGACGACTACGTGCGCGAGGAGGTCCTCGGTGCACTGCCGTCCGACGTCGGGACGTTCCTGCGTCGCGCCTGCGTGGGCCGGGTGCTGGACCCCCCGCTCGCCGAGGCGCTCGCGCCCGGCGGCGCGCGCCTGCTCGAGGAGTGCGTCGGGCGCGGGCTCCTGCCCCCGGACGCGTCGCGCGCGCTGCCCTGGCACGACGTGCTCGCGACGCACGTGCGCGTCGTCGTGGGCCGCACCGAGCCGTCGGTCGTGCGGACCGTGCACCGCGCGCTCGCGCGGCACGTGGCCGGCACGGACCCGGCGGCCGCCGTGCGGCACGCCGTCGAGGGTCACGCCCCCGAGCTCGCGCACGAGGTGCTGGGGGAGCGGTGGCCCGAGCTGCTCGCCCGCAGCAGCCTGGGGGCGGCGGTGCGGCTCTGCGGCGCCGTGCCGGCGCAGGCCGGGGGGCGCGACGTCGCGACCGCGACCGCCGTGAGCCGCGCGCTGCGCGGCGAGTCCCGTCCCGAGGACCACGACGCGGCGGCCGCGCTCGTCGTGCGCGCGCTCGTGGGTGCCGACGCCCCCACCACGCCGCACGACCTGCTCGCCGCGGCCACGCAGGGCGACGCGACGGGCACGGTGGTGGCGTACCTCGTCGGGCGGGCGGCCCTGCACGCGTCGGACACCCCGGTGGCCGGGGTCCCCGCCGAGCGGTGCGGCCGCGGCGGCCTCCAGCACGTCGTCGACGCGCTGGCCGACGCCGCGGAGGTCGCCGCCGTGCGTGGTTGGCCCGTGCTCGCGCTCGCGTGCCGCGCCGAGCACGCGCTCGCGTGCGCGCGCTCCTCGCGTGTCGCCGAGGCGCGCGCCCGCGCCCAGGGCGTGCTGGGTGACGCCGCGGCGCTCGGACCCGTCTCGGCTCCGGCGACGGCGGCCGCCCACCTCGCGGCGGGCCTCGTCGCCTTCTGGTGCGACGAGCAGGCGCCTGCGCGGCGTCATCTCACCGCCGCCGCGCAGGCGGCCTCGAGCCGACCCGCGCTCGCGGCACGCGCCGCGGCCGTGCTCGTGCACGTGTGCCTGGCCGACGGTGACCCCGCCGGCGTCGCGGACGTGCTGGCGACGCTGGAGCGGCGCGCGCCCGCCGGGATCTCGCTCGCGTTCCTCGTGGCGGCGCAGCACGACGCGCACGGGGAGCCCCGCGACGCGCTCGCCCTCGTCGACCTCGCCGACCCCGCCTTCACGTCGCCCACCGGGGTGTGCCGCCGCAGCGACCTGCACCGCCGGACCGGGGACCGGGCCGCAGCCCTCGCCGCGCTCGCCGGCGTCCCGGACGACCCGGCGTGGCACGTCGCCGACACGGTGGCGCTGCACGCGTCGCGTGCACTGCTCCGCGAGGAGCCCGCCGCAGCGCACCGCGACCTCGAGCGCGCCCTCGACGCGGCCGCGCCGGACGGCGTGGTGCGGCCCCTGCGGGACCGCGCGGCGGCGCTGCGACCGCTGCTGCTCGCGCACCTCGGGCGAGGCAGCAGCCACGAGGGGCTCGTGACACGCCTGCTCGCCGCCGACCGTGACGCCCCGGCTCCGCGCGGGTCGGCGTGGACCCTCACCGAGCGTGAGCTCCAGGCGCTGGCCTGCCTGCCCTCACGCATGACCCTCGACGAGGTCGCCGCGTCACTGTTCGTGTCGGTCAACACGGTGAAGACGCACGTGCGCGCCGTGTACCGCAAGCTCGGCGTGACGAGCCGGCGCGACGCCGTGCGGACGGCCGTGGAGCGCGGTCTGCTCTGA
- a CDS encoding DUF1269 domain-containing protein, whose protein sequence is MATLSVWKFDTPEGAQQAEDALVELQKQELISLEDAATVSWQPDKKKPKTRQAHNLAGIGALGGTFWGLLFGLLFFMPLVGVVVGAAAGAIGGALTDVGIDDDFIRSVRSQVTPGTSALFLLASSNVPERVIAELRERGIQGELIQTNLSHADEQKLREAFQENV, encoded by the coding sequence GTGGCCACTCTCAGCGTGTGGAAGTTCGACACCCCCGAGGGGGCGCAGCAGGCCGAGGACGCGTTGGTCGAGCTGCAGAAGCAGGAGCTGATCTCTCTCGAGGACGCCGCGACCGTGTCGTGGCAGCCGGACAAGAAGAAGCCGAAGACCCGGCAGGCCCACAACCTCGCGGGCATCGGCGCCCTGGGCGGCACGTTCTGGGGGCTGCTGTTCGGGCTGCTGTTCTTCATGCCGCTGGTCGGCGTGGTCGTCGGCGCCGCGGCCGGGGCCATCGGGGGCGCGTTGACGGACGTCGGGATCGACGACGACTTCATCCGCTCGGTGCGCAGCCAGGTGACGCCGGGTACGTCGGCCCTGTTCCTGCTCGCGTCGAGCAACGTGCCCGAGCGCGTGATCGCGGAGCTGCGGGAGCGTGGCATCCAGGGCGAGCTGATCCAGACGAACCTGTCGCACGCGGACGAGCAGAAGCTGCGGGAGGCGTTCCAGGAGAACGTCTGA
- a CDS encoding ABC transporter substrate-binding protein: MGRVVAVAAVLGLAACAAPGEPAPDDPAVTLRLAETSEYPSLNPLDAMFGITGKIYDGLYAVAADGTVAPDLAVGDPEPDASLTTWTVRLQDDVVFSDGSTLDAQDVAATYTTVVDPRYASPLASSFPFLVDVTAVDPTTVEFRLSEPYAAFPSTLTVGVAPAEALTGTVLDSPLNREPVGSGPYVLEQWQAGESLTLAASPTYRGEAPAVERVVVGFVLDENVRTQRLRSGDFDGAQLSPRAAQALEGVDGLTVVAHPSADYRAVTLPQSVPALADPAVRRALNLAVDREAMVEGILRGYGAPAATPFTVAQGDAFDPDVQYEHDTAQAAALLAEAGWAPGAGGVREKDGARLSFPLMYFAEDALRRDLALAVASDLAEVGVQVDVEAVDSAGAAAGMGSKAFVLGGGDQPYDPDTQVYTALHSSYAAYDPDDAYSNPSQYVQPEVDRLLDAARRSTDPDERAGMYRDVQQVLADDPPMITLVVLEHTYAARGLDGFDGVQEVVEPHEHGVAWGPWWNVETWQVAS; the protein is encoded by the coding sequence ATGGGACGGGTCGTCGCGGTCGCGGCGGTGCTCGGGCTGGCCGCGTGCGCGGCGCCCGGCGAGCCTGCGCCGGACGACCCGGCGGTGACGCTGCGGCTCGCGGAGACGTCGGAGTACCCCAGCCTCAACCCGCTGGACGCGATGTTCGGGATCACCGGCAAGATCTACGACGGGCTGTACGCGGTGGCCGCCGACGGGACGGTGGCGCCGGACCTGGCGGTCGGCGACCCGGAGCCCGACGCGAGCCTGACGACGTGGACCGTGCGCCTGCAGGACGACGTCGTGTTCAGTGACGGCTCGACCCTCGACGCGCAGGACGTGGCGGCGACCTACACGACCGTCGTCGACCCCCGCTACGCGTCGCCGCTCGCGTCCTCGTTCCCGTTCCTCGTCGACGTGACGGCGGTCGACCCCACGACGGTGGAGTTCCGCCTCTCGGAGCCGTACGCGGCGTTCCCCAGCACCCTGACCGTGGGCGTGGCCCCGGCGGAGGCGCTCACGGGCACCGTGCTCGACTCGCCGCTGAACCGCGAGCCGGTGGGGTCCGGGCCGTACGTGCTCGAGCAGTGGCAGGCCGGGGAGTCGCTGACGCTGGCCGCGTCGCCGACGTACCGTGGCGAGGCCCCGGCGGTCGAGCGCGTCGTCGTCGGGTTCGTGCTGGACGAGAACGTCCGCACGCAGCGACTGCGCAGCGGGGACTTCGACGGGGCGCAGCTCTCGCCGCGCGCCGCGCAGGCGCTCGAGGGCGTCGACGGGCTCACCGTGGTCGCGCACCCGTCAGCCGACTACCGGGCGGTCACGCTGCCGCAGAGCGTGCCGGCGCTCGCGGACCCCGCGGTGCGCCGCGCGCTCAACCTGGCGGTGGACAGGGAGGCGATGGTCGAGGGGATCCTGCGCGGCTACGGGGCGCCCGCCGCGACGCCGTTCACCGTCGCCCAGGGCGACGCGTTCGACCCCGACGTGCAGTACGAGCACGACACCGCGCAGGCCGCCGCTCTGCTCGCCGAGGCGGGCTGGGCGCCGGGCGCGGGCGGCGTGCGGGAGAAGGACGGCGCACGCCTGTCCTTCCCGCTCATGTACTTCGCGGAGGACGCCCTGCGGCGGGACCTGGCGCTCGCGGTCGCCTCCGACCTCGCCGAGGTCGGCGTCCAGGTGGACGTCGAGGCGGTCGACTCCGCCGGAGCCGCGGCGGGCATGGGCAGCAAGGCGTTCGTGCTCGGCGGCGGGGACCAGCCCTACGACCCCGACACGCAGGTGTACACCGCGCTGCACTCGTCGTACGCGGCGTACGACCCGGACGACGCGTACTCCAACCCGTCGCAGTACGTGCAGCCGGAGGTCGACCGCCTGCTGGACGCGGCACGCCGCAGCACCGATCCCGACGAGCGCGCGGGGATGTACCGCGACGTCCAGCAGGTGCTCGCCGACGACCCGCCGATGATCACCCTCGTGGTGCTCGAGCACACGTACGCCGCCCGTGGTCTCGACGGCTTCGACGGTGTGCAGGAGGTCGTCGAGCCGCACGAGCACGGTGTGGCGTGGGGACCCTGGTGGAACGTGGAGACGTGGCAGGTCGCCTCGTGA
- a CDS encoding ABC transporter permease — translation MAGRLVTSTRTATTGGRRRVHEVRRLVVRRATWAVPLVLGVSALVFLLASRTPSDSTTGFLGARTQFVDARTREAVARMLDQGAWWEAWASWWRGAAGGDWGTSTVLRGSVSDAIAGRVPWTLLVMTVGLVLAFMIAVPLALAAAARGTGAAARLLTACAWVLSAAPAYIVGLGLLLVFSVALGWFPAGGLGPPGETVGPATVARHAALPCLAVALSQVPWIALHLHAGLVGARASDAVLSARMRGLPPRTVTRGHVLPVAVVPLLALMGARLPELVVGAVLVETVFSWPGLGQALVDAAVGRDLALLAGTTVCLTVMVLAGNLLADAALVAADPRVVADEL, via the coding sequence GTGGCAGGTCGCCTCGTGACGTCGACGCGGACCGCCACGACGGGCGGACGTCGCCGGGTGCACGAGGTCCGGCGCCTCGTCGTGCGGCGCGCGACGTGGGCCGTCCCGCTGGTCCTGGGCGTCAGCGCACTGGTGTTCCTGCTGGCGTCGCGCACGCCGAGCGACAGCACCACGGGCTTCCTCGGCGCCCGCACGCAGTTCGTCGACGCGCGGACGCGCGAGGCCGTCGCGCGCATGCTCGACCAGGGCGCGTGGTGGGAGGCGTGGGCGTCGTGGTGGCGCGGTGCGGCGGGCGGCGACTGGGGGACGTCCACGGTCCTGCGCGGGTCGGTGTCCGACGCGATCGCCGGCCGCGTGCCGTGGACGCTGCTCGTCATGACGGTGGGCCTGGTGCTCGCGTTCATGATCGCCGTGCCGCTCGCGCTTGCCGCGGCGGCGCGGGGGACGGGCGCCGCGGCGAGGCTGTTGACGGCGTGCGCGTGGGTGCTGTCGGCCGCGCCGGCGTACATCGTGGGCCTGGGCCTGCTGCTGGTGTTCTCCGTGGCGCTCGGCTGGTTCCCCGCGGGAGGGCTGGGGCCGCCGGGGGAGACGGTCGGCCCGGCCACCGTCGCGCGGCACGCCGCCCTGCCGTGCCTGGCGGTCGCGCTGTCGCAGGTGCCGTGGATCGCGCTGCACCTGCACGCCGGGCTGGTCGGCGCGCGGGCATCGGACGCGGTGCTGTCCGCGAGGATGCGGGGCCTGCCGCCGCGGACCGTGACGCGCGGCCACGTCCTGCCGGTCGCTGTCGTCCCGCTGCTCGCGCTGATGGGGGCGCGCCTGCCCGAGCTCGTGGTCGGTGCGGTGCTCGTCGAGACGGTGTTCTCGTGGCCGGGGCTCGGGCAGGCGCTGGTCGACGCGGCGGTCGGTCGCGACCTCGCGCTCCTCGCCGGCACGACCGTGTGTCTCACGGTCATGGTCCTCGCGGGGAACCTGCTGGCCGACGCCGCCCTCGTGGCGGCCGACCCCCGGGTGGTGGCCGATGAGCTCTGA
- a CDS encoding ABC transporter permease, whose amino-acid sequence MSSDQRVGADVVRWTTPGDVHGEAHTGARARRARGALIVGGLVVLYAVLVPVVASATGWWGGAGGRAVDYVTGSTAPSTAHPFGTDVAGRDMFVRCARALQVSLLAALVGSAASAFVGTLLGATSAVLGGRADRLLMRGVDAFAAVPHLLLGILVATVYRGSLWTVVLVVAVTHWTATTRLVRGEVLSLRERGWVRAAVSQGGSRARVLRHHVLPHVGAQVAVATALLVPHAVWHETTLTFLGLGLPPHQASLGSLIDLAQQSVTTGAWWTLVAPVGLLVVATVCLGLAMQRGTGRAG is encoded by the coding sequence ATGAGCTCTGACCAGCGGGTGGGCGCCGACGTCGTGCGGTGGACGACCCCCGGTGACGTGCACGGCGAGGCTCACACCGGGGCCCGCGCGCGACGCGCGCGGGGGGCGCTGATCGTGGGTGGACTGGTCGTGCTGTACGCCGTGCTCGTGCCCGTCGTCGCCTCCGCGACCGGCTGGTGGGGCGGGGCCGGGGGGAGGGCGGTCGACTACGTCACCGGGTCCACGGCGCCGTCGACCGCGCACCCCTTCGGCACCGACGTGGCGGGCCGGGACATGTTCGTGCGGTGCGCCCGCGCACTGCAGGTCTCGCTGCTCGCCGCGCTCGTCGGCTCCGCCGCCTCGGCGTTCGTCGGCACGCTGCTCGGGGCGACGAGCGCGGTGCTCGGGGGCCGGGCCGACCGCCTGCTCATGCGCGGCGTCGACGCGTTCGCGGCCGTGCCGCACCTGCTGCTCGGGATCCTCGTCGCGACGGTCTACCGCGGCAGCCTGTGGACCGTCGTGCTGGTGGTCGCCGTCACCCACTGGACCGCGACCACCCGCCTGGTCCGCGGCGAGGTGCTGTCGCTGCGGGAGCGCGGGTGGGTCCGGGCGGCAGTCTCGCAGGGCGGCTCGCGCGCCCGCGTCCTACGCCACCACGTGCTCCCGCACGTCGGCGCACAGGTGGCGGTGGCCACCGCGCTGCTCGTGCCGCACGCCGTGTGGCACGAGACGACCCTGACGTTCCTAGGGCTGGGCCTGCCGCCTCACCAGGCGTCGCTGGGCTCGCTCATCGACCTCGCGCAGCAGTCCGTGACGACGGGCGCCTGGTGGACGCTGGTCGCGCCCGTCGGGCTGCTGGTGGTCGCGACCGTCTGCCTGGGGCTCGCGATGCAGCGGGGGACCGGTCGTGCCGGCTGA
- a CDS encoding ABC transporter ATP-binding protein: MPAERAARLRVRGLHVALGPDHVLRGVDLDLDPGDLHVVLGPSGAGKSMLLRALTGTLPRGSRVAGDVRVLGAGGSVDVLRADRAALHRVHGRVIGVVPQAAATSFTPVRTLRAQLAEVVQALGPPRARLLPGHPHLAPVTPDAHLADLVATAGLDPALLDRYPHELSGGQVRRAAVAAALVGHPPVVLADEPSSGLDEDAAAVLAQMLRAYAHAGHAALLVTHDVEIAQAFGDTLDVLVHGEVVEHGSARRVLGSPQAPLTRELVTARRPGGLPSPAVSPETPPVLRLRDVRAGYGTHVVLDGVDLDVRPGEVVGVAGRSGAGKSTLAAVAALIHRPDAGRVEVDGVAVRGAGWRVPAVVRRRVGWVQQEPRQAMDPRLTLRRSLTLPQQAAGRDDLEPVEELARAVGLDLALLDRRPSHVSGGELQRAAIARALALRPALLVCDEITAMLDAVSAARLGALVARLAVARGIGVLLVSHDRTLLRASAHRVVHVDGGRLVPARDEAVAR, encoded by the coding sequence GTGCCGGCTGAGCGCGCCGCCCGGCTGCGGGTGCGGGGCCTGCACGTCGCGCTCGGCCCGGACCACGTGCTCCGGGGCGTGGACCTCGACCTGGACCCCGGCGACCTGCACGTCGTGCTCGGGCCGTCCGGTGCGGGCAAGTCCATGCTGCTGCGGGCGCTCACCGGGACGCTGCCGCGCGGCAGCCGCGTCGCGGGCGACGTCCGGGTGCTGGGCGCCGGCGGGTCCGTCGACGTGCTGCGCGCGGACCGGGCGGCGCTGCACCGGGTCCACGGCCGCGTGATCGGCGTCGTGCCGCAGGCCGCGGCTACGTCGTTCACGCCCGTGCGCACCCTGCGCGCGCAGCTCGCCGAGGTGGTGCAGGCCCTCGGCCCGCCGCGGGCCCGGTTGCTGCCGGGGCACCCGCACCTCGCGCCCGTGACGCCCGACGCGCACCTCGCGGACCTCGTCGCGACGGCCGGCCTCGACCCCGCGCTCCTCGACCGGTACCCGCACGAGCTCTCCGGGGGTCAGGTGCGACGCGCCGCGGTGGCGGCCGCGCTGGTCGGGCACCCGCCGGTCGTGCTGGCCGACGAGCCGTCGAGCGGGCTCGACGAGGACGCCGCCGCGGTGCTCGCGCAGATGCTGCGCGCGTACGCGCACGCCGGCCACGCGGCGCTGCTCGTGACGCACGACGTGGAGATCGCCCAGGCGTTCGGTGACACCCTCGACGTGCTCGTGCACGGCGAGGTCGTCGAGCACGGGTCGGCGCGCCGCGTCCTGGGGAGCCCGCAGGCGCCCCTGACCCGGGAGCTCGTCACGGCGCGCCGGCCGGGCGGGCTGCCGTCGCCGGCGGTGTCACCCGAGACGCCCCCTGTGCTGCGGCTGCGCGACGTCCGCGCCGGGTACGGCACGCACGTCGTCCTCGACGGGGTCGACCTCGACGTCCGCCCCGGCGAGGTCGTGGGCGTCGCCGGCAGGTCCGGCGCGGGCAAGTCCACCCTGGCCGCGGTCGCGGCGCTCATCCACCGCCCTGACGCGGGCCGCGTCGAGGTGGACGGGGTCGCCGTGCGGGGCGCCGGGTGGCGCGTGCCCGCCGTGGTGCGGCGCCGTGTCGGCTGGGTGCAGCAGGAGCCCCGTCAGGCCATGGACCCGCGCCTGACGCTGCGGCGCTCCCTCACGCTGCCGCAGCAGGCCGCGGGGCGTGACGACCTCGAGCCCGTCGAGGAGCTGGCCCGTGCCGTCGGGCTCGACCTCGCGCTGCTCGACCGTAGGCCGTCGCACGTCTCCGGCGGCGAGCTGCAGCGCGCGGCGATCGCTCGGGCCCTCGCGTTGCGCCCCGCGCTGCTGGTGTGCGACGAGATCACCGCGATGCTGGACGCGGTGTCGGCCGCCCGCCTCGGCGCGCTCGTCGCGCGGCTGGCGGTCGCCCGGGGCATCGGCGTGCTGCTCGTGTCCCACGACCGGACACTGCTGCGCGCGTCCGCGCACCGTGTCGTGCACGTCGACGGCGGCCGTCTCGTGCCCGCGCGGGACGAGGCCGTAGCCCGCTGA
- the treZ gene encoding malto-oligosyltrehalose trehalohydrolase produces MALTPRLWAPYAGHVDLLLPAAGGRTPLQAASDGWWASDVALPHGTDYAFSLDGGDPRPDPRAAWLPAGVHGPARVFDVDRFPWTDGGWSGVDVRGAVIYELHVGTFTPGGTLTSAVERLEHLVALGVDVVELLPVAAFNGRHGWGYDGVAPYAVHDPYGGPAALQAFVDAAHGLGLAVCLDVVHNHLGPSGNYLHELGPYFTDAHSTPWGPAINLDGPGSEHVRRWICDSVLRWARDFHVDAFRLDAVHALHDDSQRHVLAQLSDEVAELAEELGRPLGLVAESDLNDVVTLGSTQDGGWGMTGQWADDVHHAIHALVTGERHGYYVDFGSPEVLRTALTRVFVHDGCLSTFRGEPWGTPVPDDIDGHRFVVFDANHDQVGNRALGDRPSSRLDTGALAAQAALVLLSPFTPLLFMGEEWGATTPWQFFTDHPEPELAAAVREGRLREFSGHGWADLYGGDVEVPDPQDPATFAASVLDWNEPTRPEHARLLEWYRVLVALRRAVPDLGSGDRMRTSLDVHPREDAQDGPWQGVLVLHRGGARVVTNLAHVPTAVQVPTARPLEVVADFGGGVLQPPASPDSPLVLELPPRSVVVLA; encoded by the coding sequence ATGGCTCTGACTCCGCGCCTCTGGGCACCGTACGCCGGCCACGTCGACCTCCTGCTGCCCGCCGCGGGTGGACGCACGCCGCTGCAGGCGGCCTCCGACGGGTGGTGGGCGTCGGACGTGGCGCTCCCCCACGGCACCGACTACGCGTTCTCGCTCGACGGCGGCGACCCCCGCCCCGACCCGCGGGCCGCGTGGCTGCCCGCGGGCGTCCACGGCCCGGCGCGCGTGTTCGACGTCGACCGCTTCCCGTGGACGGACGGCGGGTGGAGCGGCGTCGACGTGCGCGGTGCGGTGATCTACGAGCTGCACGTCGGCACGTTCACGCCCGGCGGCACGCTCACGTCCGCCGTCGAGCGCCTCGAGCACCTCGTGGCGCTCGGTGTCGACGTCGTCGAGCTGCTGCCGGTCGCCGCGTTCAACGGGAGGCACGGCTGGGGGTACGACGGCGTCGCACCGTACGCCGTGCACGACCCGTACGGCGGGCCGGCCGCGCTGCAGGCCTTCGTCGACGCCGCGCACGGCCTGGGCCTGGCCGTGTGCCTCGACGTCGTCCACAACCACCTCGGCCCGTCCGGCAACTACCTGCACGAGCTCGGGCCGTACTTCACCGACGCCCACAGCACCCCCTGGGGCCCCGCGATCAACCTCGACGGCCCCGGCTCGGAGCACGTGCGCCGGTGGATCTGCGACTCGGTGCTGCGGTGGGCGCGCGACTTCCACGTCGACGCCTTCCGCCTCGACGCCGTCCACGCGCTGCACGACGACTCGCAGCGGCACGTGCTCGCGCAGCTCTCCGACGAGGTCGCCGAGCTCGCCGAGGAGCTGGGCCGTCCCCTCGGCCTGGTGGCCGAGTCGGACCTCAACGACGTCGTGACCCTGGGCTCCACGCAGGACGGCGGCTGGGGCATGACGGGCCAGTGGGCCGACGACGTGCACCACGCCATCCACGCCCTCGTGACGGGTGAGCGGCACGGCTACTACGTCGACTTCGGGTCGCCCGAGGTGCTGCGCACCGCGCTGACCCGGGTCTTCGTGCACGACGGCTGCCTGTCGACGTTCCGCGGCGAGCCGTGGGGCACGCCGGTGCCCGACGACATCGACGGCCACCGGTTCGTGGTCTTCGACGCCAACCACGACCAGGTCGGCAACCGTGCGCTCGGCGACCGGCCCTCGTCCCGCCTCGACACGGGGGCGCTGGCCGCGCAGGCCGCGCTCGTGCTCCTGTCGCCGTTCACGCCCCTGCTGTTCATGGGCGAGGAGTGGGGCGCGACGACACCCTGGCAGTTCTTCACCGACCACCCGGAACCGGAGCTGGCCGCCGCGGTGCGTGAGGGCCGTCTGCGTGAGTTCAGCGGTCACGGCTGGGCGGACCTGTACGGCGGCGACGTCGAGGTGCCGGACCCGCAGGATCCCGCGACGTTCGCGGCGAGCGTCCTGGACTGGAACGAGCCCACCCGCCCCGAGCACGCCCGGCTGCTGGAGTGGTACCGGGTGCTGGTCGCGCTGCGTCGCGCGGTGCCGGACCTGGGGTCGGGCGACAGGATGCGGACGTCGTTGGACGTCCACCCGCGCGAGGATGCCCAGGACGGGCCGTGGCAGGGCGTGCTCGTGCTCCACCGGGGCGGCGCGCGTGTCGTGACGAACCTCGCGCACGTCCCGACGGCCGTCCAGGTACCCACCGCGCGACCGCTCGAGGTCGTGGCGGACTTCGGCGGCGGGGTCCTCCAGCCGCCTGCGTCACCGGACTCCCCGCTCGTGCTCGAGCTGCCGCCGCGCTCGGTCGTCGTCCTCGCCTGA